A part of Gemmatimonadota bacterium genomic DNA contains:
- a CDS encoding adenylate kinase, which translates to MRRIIVVGTCGSGKTTLAAEVARRLQAPHIELDALHWGPNWTPVDLKVFRANTEEALKSDSWAVDGNYSKVRDIVWPRADTVVWLRYSLFVIYWQLMRRTLRRVWCKEVLWSGNREEWHNVFARDSLFLWAITSNRKHRRRYPLLFEEYDHLKVVVLNSPREMRQWLRETFPEK; encoded by the coding sequence ATGCGGCGAATTATCGTAGTGGGCACCTGCGGGTCGGGCAAGACAACTTTAGCGGCTGAGGTCGCCCGGCGACTGCAGGCCCCCCACATTGAATTGGATGCTCTGCATTGGGGTCCAAACTGGACACCGGTCGATCTCAAAGTTTTCAGGGCAAATACAGAAGAAGCGCTGAAGAGTGACAGTTGGGCAGTGGATGGAAATTATAGCAAGGTGCGCGATATTGTGTGGCCGCGAGCCGATACGGTGGTGTGGCTGCGGTATTCGCTCTTTGTCATTTACTGGCAGCTTATGCGGCGTACCTTGAGACGGGTGTGGTGTAAAGAGGTGTTGTGGAGTGGTAACAGGGAGGAATGGCACAATGTGTTTGCACGAGATTCCCTGTTTTTGTGGGCAATAACTTCCAATCGCAAACACCGTCGCCGTTATCCGTTATTATTCGAAGAGTACGATCATTTGAAGGTTGTGGTATTGAATTCGCCCAGAGAAATGCGCCAGTGGCTACGAGAGACTTTTCCCGAGAAATAG